Part of the Lycium ferocissimum isolate CSIRO_LF1 chromosome 6, AGI_CSIRO_Lferr_CH_V1, whole genome shotgun sequence genome, ttaaaattttaactgtgggggttcgaacctgaaacctataggatttagcgaagggcaaaatttaaagatttcaaatatgaagggcaaaatttaaagaccaccccaaaagaagggcaattctgcgaattgccccctCTCTACTACCATACGGTCTTACTGAGTAAGGTCTGCATAAATGAACATAACATATATTATCCTCAATAATTAAATACCTTATGAAAATTCATAAATTCTTACCATAAAACCTATTTATAAAAACTAGAATATTATTTTACAAATATATccattatgatttttatttatttaatttttttttatgtttctcaaattttttttttgaatgccACGCCGCATACATGATACTTTCTCCAGACCCCACATACAagattacactggatatgttggttcattgttgttaattaatctaaaaaataaattagcaaATAAACAAAACCTAAAACATAAGCCAAAGAGAGAGGAATAAAAAAACATTATTccaaaaatatcctccaaattCTTCTCCCCTTATTTGCTATTGTCTATCTGTTTTCTGAAAGATGACTCGTAACATCATTCATCATCTAAAAATCTCATCTCATAATAATCAGAtctaacaaaacaaacaaaaaaaaaatgcttctaACTACGTCGTCGTTTCACTCCTATCCTCCTTCTTCATCGTCATCCATAGATCTGCTGATGTTGTAATTCCAAAtacatattctttttcttcataattgATAATTTTTCCTCAATGGATTTGGATGAATTTCGATTGATTTTATCGGAATCAAAAGTATCTATATGGACGATGATTGACGCTGCGATTTCCGTTGCTGCCGTTGACTTTAACGATGAATTGAAACATCGCCGTGACGGAATCGTTGAGAAGTTGTATTCCACGCGGCGCCACCAGAGCGTCGACGACGACGTCGTTAATGGTCAGCAGCATAATAACGGGGAGAGAGATATGgtgatgaataataataataataataatagtaagaGTCCTTTATTAACACCAGAGTCAAATCAtagtaatgatgataataagaatattgatgttgaagtagaagaagaggaagaagatgtaGATCCATATGGTGGATTGTTTGATGATGAACAAACTCAAATTCTTACTATCAAAGAACAACTTGAAGATCCACAACTAGTAAGTGTAtattttaactttcttttttcaaaGAGCTTATGTTTGAATTGATGAGCTGATGGTGATTTTAGTTGATTTAACTTACGAAAAATATTATCTATTGATTCAGTCGGATGAGGATGTGGTTGACTTGCTTCAAAATCTAGCTGATATGGATATTACATTCCAAGCTCTCAAGGTGAGTACTTTGCTACTATTTGTTTTGATTGAAATAATGGTCAAAAACGCACCGAACTGTTACTTTTTCTAGAGTTCCTATCTGAACTATCAGGTGTGCGAGTTTCTTACCTGAATTATCGCCAGCTATTAGTTATTCCCTTAtcctacctgaactattacCATAGGCAGGAAAAGTGAATAActtatgttttgataaatagttggtgatagttcaggtaggtaACTCGCACGCCTGGTATTTCAGGTAGGTAAACTcacgaaaaagtgatagtttaggtgtgttttttaccattatctctttttgttttgttttgcatttatttattgttgttttttcAATTAAGATATTGTTTGGATTGAAATTTTTGTTAGGAAACTGATATCGGAAGGCATGTGAATCGACTGAGGAAGCATCCATCTAATGAAGTTAGGAGATTGGTGAAGATGCTTGTGAGGTGtgaatttttcatgatttttgttaTGGTTTTCTTGGAATGAAGCAGTTGAAGAGTAGTTACAGCTGCAAGATTATGTGATCCCCTTTTTTTAGTAAGAAGTtcgtgtgttttttttttgtggcagAAAATGGAAAGAAACTGTTGATGATTGGGTTAAGTTAAACCAGCCTGAGCAACATGGGTCTTCAAATCTTATTGGTAATATCATCAACACAAaccaatttagtctctcctttGTGTTTTTTGTCTCAACAAAACACACTAGATAGATGATGAAGGTACTGATGAGTTAGTTTGTTATGGTAATCGGGGCAGCTGCTGATGGAGATTCGCCCCAACAGAGTGTACCGAAGAATCAACAGAATGGTCATTCTCAGGTAAATTTAAGGAATTTACTAATGTGTAGTATGTTTTTCGGGTTGTACGAGGAAAGGGGATggcaaattgaaagaaagagtaTATGGTCGGAGGAGCATTTTGTTGCGGATTCTGAGTTTGACATTctgtatttactttttttttttttcttctttttgaattttacaGGTTCCTGACTTCGCATACTCACCGAATCCTCGAAGTGAGTATCAGACTGGAATCTGATTCCTAACTAGTCAATTTGATCCTTTCGCGTAAAACTAATTTGGTATGCGTTTGATCGACTTTGACCAATTGTTTTCCTTTTAGATGGGAGTTCGAGCTCGGACAGGAATAATTCAGAATCGGAGTACAAGCCTAAACCAGTTCCCCAGCGGAACGTAACCCCTGCTAGACCACTGCAGTCTGCACCTAAACCTATTTCTGCTCCTGCTCCAAGTGTATTATGCTCAACTCTTTTATACTTACATGGTTTAATACGACGTTTTCTCTTGCTAGATTTTGCTAAATTGCTGCTAGTTAAAGTATGTTGATTAATAATGAGATGAATGGGTTGCCCCGCTCCTATGTTAGAATATAGCGCACGCTTCTCTAACCTTGAACCTCTTTCAGTAATTGACTAAAGTTAAGTTGGTGTAGTTTAGCTCAACTACTCAATAAATAATAATGGTAGCAGGTCTACTTGGTCTATAGTTGACTACTGTTGCATCATTCATGTTCACATGCATCTTTTTCCATATCAGATATGGTGTTTTAAGTTTTAATTGCTGCAGCATCTATTGCTTGATGATCATGATCCACTTGTGTGATCGGAATATTACTAACTTGGTCTCTGTGAATTAGTTGTGTCTGGAGGGGGCTAACTATGAGCTTTTCCGACTTGCCTAATAGATAAATGCAATGCAGCCAAATTGGTTATTGCTGCTGAGACCAGCATAACAAACCATATATTCTTGCTGTAAATTAGTAGAGTTTCAGTACCGCAGGCTGTCTGATGGGCTGGGAGTTTTAGTTTGGAAGTTTTTAGTTTGgaaattgaatataatttatgttttaCTGGGTATTTGCAGAGACCTCCTCCAAAGGAATCAGCCATAGATCTTGAAAGGTTGAATTCAGCAAGAAGGCGGCTTCAGGAGAATTACCAAGAAGCACAAAATGGTGTGGTTTTGGATTTTGGAATATATTGCCGTATTATTAATAATAGCAATAGCAAAAGTAGTAGTACTAGTAGTATTCTGTTTACAGTTAGTTGCTCTTTTTGGATTATTGACTATGGTTTGTTTGTTGGTGTATTGTTTTTGCTTTGTGAAGCTAAAAAGCAAAGGACAATACAGGTGATGGATATTCATGAGATTCCAAAACCAAAGAACGGCTTCTTTGCCAAGAATAAAGGCGGCTTTCAAGGCAGGCATCATCGTTGATTTTGTCACAAGCCTGTTTGTGTGTGTACAATAGTACTTGCTCTATTATTTGCACGCATCTGATCTGGTCTTAAAACACTCTGCAGCTTTGTGATAACGGGATTTTACCCAACTGGTTCATCCCTGTTACTACGTTTTCTGTCCAATCAAAAACCATAAGCTTTTCTATTTAGTAGTACTTCCCTTCTACTTTTGGTAAATAATCTAAAGTTTTGTTGGTCGTTATTTGCACTTCCCCCAAAAAAGATATACTCCGTACTCGACTTggcattttaaaaatttcctcGAGTGGTTTTGAAATTTCCGAGTTGTCTGGGGCTTCTGCACCAAAGAAAATTGCGGAGAATGGAAAGTGGacattattcttttttcttgattccaattttccatttttggggAAGTGCAGATAATATTCTCTAGCATACTCACCCTTTAATTGGGAAGGAAAtgtgaaaaataacataaagaaCCGAGATATAATAGCTATTTTTAGCACAAGGAGAGGCCACCCGCCTGCTCTCCTGAATTTCCTTCATTCCTCACTTTTCAAATACAAGGGTTAATAATAAGAACTCTACCGTCCCGAGTAAGTGACAGCTTTTGAATTTCAAGATTTGAACTTGAACTTTTTCTTTGACCGTGATCTTTTTATATacttaaaatcattttgaattatcctttttatgaattttcaaatatgtaaattttagtTTACAAAGTTTTAAACTATTGAAATTTGAAAGATGCCAAGTTAATTTAGACATAGGAAGTACTACTTCTTTAGCAACTTTCATCAAATTGATTGTAGATGTCgtttttcagttttttcacataaaacaaaatattttattagtctCAATTTGCCTAGCATGGTTTGATAAGAGGAGTTTATAAAGGAAAACAGGATTTTTACTCGCAAGCTAAATACAAGAGTcgccctttttttaaaaaaaaaaaaaaaggttgcaACTTATACTAGTTTGCTAGTTTCAAATTCTGCCttcgtttcttttttttttttaaaaataaaaaaataaaaaaataaaaattgactaGTTTATTCCTAATTTTGCTCATAAAATCGGTCAAATTAATCATCATCAAATAGGAAATTAGATTGGAGGCAGTATTGATATTCGTCAAAGacatttggaaagaaaaaaatctgtTGTTGTAGGCTTGTATCCCTTAAGGCCTAAATACAATTTTGACTTGATTAACACCTACAATGTTGAACCAGCGTTACGGTGGGAGCATCAAATCCTTGTTACCTCCAAGCTTTTCCATAACGTAGTAAAATGCACTAACGGGTCAATTGATTTTGTAGTTTTTTATGAAATTGTTTCTAgcaatatactccctccgtctcaatttatgtgatatgatTTGACTcaggagtttaagaaataaaggaagacttttgaatcttgtagtctaaaataaggctaagatatttgtgtggttatagatcatctcgttaagcgtaaaaagtaaagtttaaaattaaattattaccaAATAAGagaatgtatttttttttcggacaggctaaaaagaaaagtgtatcacatgAATTGAgacataatttttattttatatttta contains:
- the LOC132059345 gene encoding probable mediator of RNA polymerase II transcription subunit 26c yields the protein MDLDEFRLILSESKVSIWTMIDAAISVAAVDFNDELKHRRDGIVEKLYSTRRHQSVDDDVVNGQQHNNGERDMVMNNNNNNNSKSPLLTPESNHSNDDNKNIDVEVEEEEEDVDPYGGLFDDEQTQILTIKEQLEDPQLSDEDVVDLLQNLADMDITFQALKETDIGRHVNRLRKHPSNEVRRLVKMLVRKWKETVDDWVKLNQPEQHGSSNLIAADGDSPQQSVPKNQQNGHSQVPDFAYSPNPRNGSSSSDRNNSESEYKPKPVPQRNVTPARPLQSAPKPISAPAPSRPPPKESAIDLERLNSARRRLQENYQEAQNAKKQRTIQVMDIHEIPKPKNGFFAKNKGGFQGRHHR